A genomic region of Alkalispirochaeta americana contains the following coding sequences:
- a CDS encoding TolC family protein, protein METAVDLALAAHLGLRSRRIDTLMAARDYQYRHSLFIPEIALQGSLARPNESPEAFLPGQDDPARWRLDTALSATLTLSPQMIHSIRAVTQSYRDSRVELEDATREIDLEVRKAFYQLLMQEEQLLLGERRLEAALERVEEVRNQYEAGLVDELTLRQVQVSAENQRPALVQQRRSLQTARYRLGTTLGIRTMEGVHLTGKVEPEELLQLDQEELLGLASRNDQVRAAQRAIESARIQKDLARSALMPSLSLGVSLAPSLTGDPWSDDLWQGRNWDDGGSFSVTLRQPLDGFLPGSSTRQKIENQEDRIIQARIGVAEVLESVEVRVVDLLGSLESSAEAMQSIRSNIALAERTYELAREAYAGGLRDYSVVRDAEIDLADARLQLLQEQHTYRDLLLDLSHLLQTPLPGETRDTSEQTSSEKSTSER, encoded by the coding sequence GTGGAAACAGCCGTCGACCTTGCCCTGGCAGCTCATCTGGGCCTCCGGTCGCGGAGAATAGACACCCTCATGGCTGCCCGGGACTACCAGTACCGGCACTCCCTCTTTATTCCCGAGATCGCCCTCCAGGGTTCACTGGCACGACCGAACGAGTCTCCGGAAGCGTTCCTTCCCGGCCAGGACGATCCGGCACGGTGGCGTCTGGACACAGCCCTCTCGGCGACCCTCACCCTCTCGCCCCAAATGATTCATTCCATACGAGCCGTAACTCAGTCCTACCGGGACTCCCGGGTTGAACTGGAGGATGCTACCCGGGAAATCGATCTGGAGGTCCGCAAAGCCTTTTATCAGCTCCTGATGCAGGAGGAACAACTTCTTCTGGGAGAACGTCGACTGGAAGCCGCCCTGGAACGGGTAGAGGAGGTCCGGAATCAGTACGAAGCCGGTCTGGTGGACGAACTCACCCTGCGGCAGGTCCAGGTTTCTGCAGAGAACCAGAGACCAGCCCTGGTACAGCAGCGCCGGAGCCTTCAGACTGCCCGGTACCGCCTGGGAACCACCCTGGGGATTCGCACCATGGAGGGAGTTCACCTCACGGGGAAGGTCGAACCGGAAGAGCTCCTCCAGCTCGATCAGGAGGAACTTCTGGGACTCGCATCCCGGAACGACCAGGTCCGGGCCGCGCAGCGGGCCATCGAATCGGCCAGAATTCAAAAAGATCTGGCCCGTTCTGCCCTGATGCCGAGCCTCTCTCTGGGGGTATCCCTGGCCCCGTCCCTCACGGGGGATCCCTGGTCGGATGATCTCTGGCAGGGCCGGAACTGGGACGACGGAGGAAGCTTCTCCGTGACCCTGCGCCAGCCCCTGGACGGATTTCTGCCGGGTTCCTCCACCCGACAAAAAATAGAAAACCAGGAAGACCGGATTATCCAGGCCCGCATCGGGGTAGCGGAGGTGCTGGAATCGGTGGAGGTCCGGGTAGTGGATCTTCTGGGATCTCTTGAGTCTTCGGCTGAGGCGATGCAGTCGATCCGGAGCAATATAGCTCTGGCAGAACGGACCTACGAACTGGCCCGGGAGGCCTACGCCGGCGGGCTCCGTGACTATTCCGTAGTGCGCGATGCCGAAATAGACCTGGCCGATGCCCGGCTTCAGCTTCTGCAGGAACAGCACACCTACCGGGATCTGCTTCTGGACCTTTCGCACCTGCTACAGACCCCTCTCCCGGGAGAAACCCGGGACACATCAGAGCAAACCTC
- a CDS encoding FHA domain-containing protein has translation MRERKNLFSQDTFVSGGDDDLVIREAATIRCGLKPLLEAHGKSKVLSRKSIGIGRDKHNGVIVADPLVSKFHAIITFRKGEAFIKDTGSTNGTFVNDQRLPTNRTQLLKDQDLVVVGTTRLTIRY, from the coding sequence ATGAGAGAACGGAAGAATCTTTTTTCACAGGACACCTTCGTTTCCGGAGGCGATGATGATCTGGTAATCCGGGAAGCCGCCACAATCCGGTGCGGTCTGAAACCGCTGCTGGAGGCCCACGGAAAGAGCAAGGTCCTCTCGCGGAAATCCATCGGGATTGGCCGGGACAAACATAACGGGGTGATCGTCGCCGACCCCCTGGTCTCCAAGTTCCACGCGATAATCACCTTCAGGAAGGGGGAGGCCTTTATCAAAGACACGGGAAGCACCAACGGCACCTTTGTGAACGACCAGCGACTACCGACAAACAGGACCCAGCTCCTGAAGGACCAGGATCTGGTTGTCGTGGGAACCACCCGCCTCACAATTCGATATTGA
- a CDS encoding HU family DNA-binding protein: MPHIDNPRKETLPGTVPEAMKPHLAAIAEETDLVPREAALQAVTQNWLEKVRLFREQTASLQMIQETRFCRDDPRGALLLTCSGSLIVLGPQDHQKKRSFEYASISLRKDVPDLARSEEAWLEEDLATGETALFGGTLITRSSEILSIATFREGLSCTDQKERLRQGGIFLTNSFLQANRTIAPCREQGPERFTLRSMVQYVAARNEMTQDKTREIILDYLTMVETGVLLGERVSLGPLGSARLHLRHPQKARMGRHPGTGEEMLIPAKPKRAVPRISFSSRLKHCALELPPERIDQLLHPEEGE; this comes from the coding sequence ATGCCCCACATTGATAACCCCCGCAAGGAGACACTGCCCGGGACGGTACCGGAAGCGATGAAACCCCACCTTGCTGCAATAGCAGAAGAGACAGACCTGGTCCCCCGGGAGGCGGCTCTCCAGGCTGTAACACAGAACTGGCTGGAAAAGGTCCGTCTCTTCCGGGAGCAAACCGCTTCTCTCCAGATGATTCAGGAGACGAGGTTTTGCCGGGATGATCCCCGGGGAGCGCTTCTCCTGACCTGCTCGGGGTCACTCATCGTTCTGGGCCCCCAGGACCACCAGAAAAAGCGCTCCTTCGAGTACGCCAGCATCTCCCTGCGCAAGGACGTTCCCGATCTTGCACGCTCGGAAGAGGCCTGGCTGGAAGAAGATCTTGCCACGGGAGAGACCGCCCTCTTTGGGGGAACCCTGATCACCCGAAGCTCGGAGATCCTCTCCATAGCAACCTTCCGGGAGGGGCTTTCCTGCACCGACCAGAAAGAACGTCTGCGCCAGGGGGGAATATTTCTGACCAACAGCTTTCTCCAGGCAAACCGGACGATTGCCCCCTGCCGGGAGCAGGGGCCGGAGCGGTTTACCCTGCGGTCCATGGTGCAATACGTGGCAGCACGAAACGAAATGACCCAGGACAAAACCCGGGAGATCATCCTGGACTATCTCACCATGGTGGAAACAGGAGTTCTTCTGGGAGAACGAGTCTCTCTGGGCCCCCTGGGATCAGCCCGGCTCCACCTGCGGCACCCTCAAAAGGCCAGAATGGGCCGCCACCCCGGAACAGGAGAGGAGATGCTGATACCGGCAAAACCCAAGCGAGCCGTTCCCCGGATCTCCTTTTCTTCCCGTCTCAAACACTGCGCCCTGGAGCTCCCCCCGGAGCGGATCGACCAGCTTCTGCACCCCGAAGAGGGAGAATAA
- a CDS encoding metallophosphoesterase has product MGFGDDLAPGDESFRERFDRILRRKKPPGPGELAGDMERACAVLESEPSRQRPPDKEGLPGGIVHLRPELPLVVLPDIHARLDLLACALKASFPDHGIDQPLLEALEQDRAQLLFLGDYVHSEARARERWLKAYKEFTRGFRKHASMDEEMRESLGVLQVVALLKTFYPDRVHGLKGNHENITNEKGQGNHPFGKFVLEGAMVVEYMKRFYPGAPLEALYRFEKGLPLLAVGQSLLASHAEPARFFDTSRVINYRSNPDVVEGLSWTDNGQAREGSVAAMLDHYLRCGASPEAVYLGGHRPVAGMYALRAQGRFVQFHNPDLHVAALPPVNRPFDLQRDIVNLQDLSDQGEARHGKNS; this is encoded by the coding sequence ATGGGTTTTGGGGACGATCTGGCTCCCGGGGACGAATCATTTCGGGAGCGTTTTGACCGGATTTTGCGACGGAAGAAGCCCCCCGGCCCCGGGGAGCTGGCCGGTGATATGGAGCGGGCCTGCGCCGTTCTGGAGAGCGAGCCCTCCCGCCAACGCCCCCCCGACAAGGAGGGGCTGCCCGGGGGGATCGTGCACCTTCGCCCCGAGCTTCCTCTGGTGGTGCTGCCCGATATCCACGCCCGCCTGGACCTGCTGGCCTGCGCCCTGAAGGCTTCCTTCCCCGATCATGGAATCGATCAGCCTCTTCTGGAGGCTCTGGAGCAGGATCGGGCGCAACTGCTTTTTCTGGGGGACTACGTTCATTCCGAGGCTCGGGCCCGGGAGCGCTGGCTCAAGGCGTACAAGGAATTTACCCGGGGGTTTCGCAAACACGCCTCCATGGACGAGGAGATGCGGGAGAGCCTGGGGGTTCTGCAGGTTGTGGCCCTTCTGAAAACCTTCTATCCTGACCGGGTTCACGGGTTGAAGGGCAACCACGAGAACATCACCAACGAGAAGGGCCAGGGGAACCATCCCTTCGGCAAGTTTGTTCTGGAGGGGGCCATGGTGGTGGAGTATATGAAGCGGTTTTACCCGGGTGCTCCCCTGGAGGCCCTATACCGCTTCGAGAAGGGGTTGCCCCTCCTGGCCGTGGGACAGTCCCTTCTGGCGAGTCACGCCGAACCGGCCCGTTTTTTTGACACCTCCCGGGTGATCAACTACCGGAGCAACCCCGATGTGGTGGAGGGGCTTTCCTGGACCGATAACGGCCAGGCCCGGGAGGGAAGCGTGGCGGCCATGCTCGATCACTACCTGCGGTGCGGAGCGTCTCCCGAGGCGGTCTATCTGGGGGGGCACCGGCCAGTGGCGGGCATGTATGCCCTGCGGGCCCAGGGGCGGTTTGTGCAGTTTCACAACCCCGATCTCCATGTTGCTGCCCTGCCACCGGTGAATCGGCCCTTCGATCTCCAGCGGGACATCGTGAATCTTCAGGACCTTTCAGATCAGGGGGAAGCCCGGCATGGCAAAAACAGTTGA
- a CDS encoding serine/threonine-protein kinase produces MAKTVETIGKYQVLQRLAQGGMGAVYTARHPTLDRTVIIKKLTLRGSADMRERFRREAQIMMDLRNDAIVDVYDHFREGSSYYIVLEYVEGVSLEELIRQHRYLSEDAALLILREVCRALAYAHERGVVHRDIKPANILISSRGEVKLVDFGIATIHGGEEESALTREGMTLGTPSYMAPEQFQNTRSVDHRADIYSVGVVLYEMVTGKRPYPGTFSPEVISLIQKGRYPRPRKLNPQVSLFTARMIGKMLKPLPARRFADLNQVIRRINRRLGLRPHGRTDSLVEACLEGEVLRVRPRRRGRVIAAAGLVAVGLLALVVAGGLHRGLHREFFQADAWGALDVTARVRRTGLEAEDIFLRGTLFKDDGDGIPALEEGALRFSAQAVEETPQYFLFRAERRHLPPGSYRAKIEAGTALWWHSFEVPPLREGPRHLAADFLDLPELPLEVTFDVRDRESGRRLTDEAEIFLFLENRRLPWSEEAAARLRSGRVYRFQFRLPGYREQLFSLAIGPEQARLHLQVHLEPLKESP; encoded by the coding sequence ATGGCAAAAACAGTTGAGACCATAGGCAAATACCAGGTGCTTCAGCGCCTCGCCCAGGGGGGTATGGGGGCGGTCTACACGGCCCGGCACCCCACCCTGGACCGGACGGTGATAATAAAGAAGCTCACCCTTCGGGGAAGCGCCGACATGCGCGAACGCTTCCGCCGGGAGGCGCAGATCATGATGGATTTGCGAAACGACGCCATTGTGGATGTCTACGATCACTTCCGCGAGGGGTCTTCCTACTACATCGTCCTGGAATACGTGGAGGGGGTGTCCCTGGAAGAGTTGATCCGGCAGCACCGCTACCTGTCGGAAGATGCGGCCCTGCTGATTTTGCGTGAGGTGTGCCGGGCCCTGGCCTACGCCCACGAGCGGGGTGTGGTCCACCGTGATATCAAGCCAGCCAACATCCTGATCTCCTCCCGGGGCGAGGTGAAGCTTGTCGATTTCGGGATTGCCACTATTCACGGTGGTGAGGAGGAATCGGCCCTGACCCGCGAGGGCATGACCCTGGGAACTCCCAGCTATATGGCGCCGGAACAGTTCCAGAATACCCGTTCCGTGGACCACCGGGCCGATATCTATTCCGTGGGAGTGGTTCTCTACGAGATGGTCACGGGAAAGCGGCCCTATCCCGGCACGTTCTCGCCCGAGGTGATCTCCCTGATCCAGAAAGGGCGCTATCCCCGGCCTCGAAAGCTGAATCCCCAGGTTTCTCTCTTTACGGCCCGCATGATCGGCAAAATGCTGAAGCCTCTTCCGGCGAGGCGCTTTGCCGATCTTAACCAGGTTATCCGCCGTATCAACCGCCGTCTGGGGTTGCGGCCCCACGGCCGGACCGATTCTCTGGTGGAGGCCTGCCTGGAGGGTGAGGTGCTGCGGGTGCGGCCCCGGCGACGGGGGAGGGTTATCGCTGCGGCAGGTCTGGTGGCGGTGGGCCTTCTGGCTCTTGTCGTTGCCGGGGGGCTTCACCGGGGGTTGCATCGGGAGTTCTTCCAGGCCGATGCCTGGGGAGCTCTGGATGTAACGGCCCGGGTCCGGAGAACCGGTCTGGAAGCGGAGGATATCTTTCTTCGGGGAACCCTCTTCAAGGACGACGGGGATGGCATACCGGCCCTTGAGGAGGGGGCGTTGCGCTTTTCCGCCCAGGCCGTGGAGGAGACCCCCCAGTATTTTCTCTTCAGGGCAGAACGAAGGCATCTGCCCCCGGGATCGTACCGCGCAAAGATCGAGGCTGGTACCGCCCTCTGGTGGCATTCCTTTGAGGTGCCGCCCCTGAGGGAGGGGCCGCGTCATCTGGCTGCGGATTTTCTGGATCTGCCCGAGCTCCCCCTGGAGGTTACCTTCGATGTGAGGGACCGCGAGAGCGGTCGGCGCCTGACCGATGAGGCCGAGATCTTTCTCTTTCTGGAAAACCGCCGCCTTCCCTGGTCGGAAGAAGCGGCCGCCCGTCTGCGCAGCGGTCGGGTCTATCGCTTTCAGTTTCGCCTTCCCGGGTACCGGGAGCAGCTCTTTAGTCTGGCCATCGGGCCTGAGCAGGCCAGACTTCATCTCCAGGTCCACCTGGAACCACTGAAGGAGAGTCCCTGA